A single Vulpes vulpes isolate BD-2025 chromosome 16, VulVul3, whole genome shotgun sequence DNA region contains:
- the RPL37A gene encoding large ribosomal subunit protein eL43, translating into MKASAPNAHKQTNEKLHSPAGRGARRPPEHRARGLAGFPVRRFRPPASTALAHGVSSSLGCDLAGGDMAKRTKKVGIVGKYGTRYGASLRKMVKKIEISQHAKYTCSFCGKTKMKRRAVGIWHCGSCMKTVAGGAWTYNTTSAVTVKSAIRRLKELKDQ; encoded by the exons ATGAAAGCGTCAGCTCCGAAcgcccacaaacaaacaaacgaaaaactACATTCCCCAGCAGGCCGCGGGGCGAGGAGGCCTCCGGAGCATAGAGCTCGGGGCCTAGCTGGGTTTCCGGTCCGCCGCTTCCGCCCGCCCGCCTCAACCGCGCTTGCGCACGGAGTCTCTTCCTCTCTGGGCTGCGACCTGGCTGGCGGCGACATG GCCAAGCGCACCAAGAAGGTCGGGATCGTGGGCAAATACGGGACGCGCTACGGGGCCTCGCTCAGGAAGATGGTGAAGAAGATCGAGATCAGCCAGCACGCCAAGTACACCTGCTCCTTCTGCGGCAAG ACCAAGATGAAGAGGCGGGCGGTGGGCATCTGGCACTGCGGCTCGTGCATGAAGACCGTGGCCGGGGGCGCCTGGACCTACAA caCCACTTCTGCTGTCACAGTGAAGTCTGCCATCAGAAGACTGAAGGAGTTGAAAGACCAGTAG